Below is a genomic region from Mesorhizobium sp. NZP2298.
CGTCGTCGACAATTGCCAGATAACCGGAAGCGGCAAGAACGGACTGGCGCTGGAACACGCGACGGGCCGCATCGAACGCTCCGACATATCGGGCTCGGCGGACGCCGGCATCTACTCGGTCGAAGCGGGCGGGCTGGCAATCACCGGCAATGCCGTCTCCGACTGCGCCAATGGCGGCATCCTCGTGCATCGCTGGCAGGCGGCCGAAGACGGCACGATGGTCACCGGCAACCGCGTCGAACGCATCGGCGCGCGCAGCGGCGGGACCGGCCAGAACGGCAACGGCATCAATGCCTTCCGTGCCGGCAACGTCATCATTTCGGGCAACGTCGTCTCGGATTGCGCTTTCTCGGCTATCCGTGCCAACAGTTCCAGCAACCTGCAGATATCTGGCAACACCTGCTCACGCTCGGGCGAGACCGCGGTCTATTCCGAATTCTCCTTCGAGGGCGCCGTCATCAGCAACAACATCGTCGATGGCGCGGCCAATGGCATATCGATCGTCAACTTCAACGAAGGTGGCCGCATGGGTGTCTGCTCCGGCAACATCGTGCGCAATCTGTCGACCAGCGGCCCCTATACCGCCGATCCGCCCGGATTCGGCGTCGGCATCGGCGTCGAGGCCGACACCACCGTTTCCAACAATGTCATCGAGAACGCGCCGCTCTACGGCATGTCGATCGGCTGGGGCCCGTATCTGCGCAATGTGGTGGCCACCGGCAACATCATCCGCAAGGCAGGCACAGGCATCGTCGTCAGCGTGGTCGAGGGTGCCGGCACGGCAGTCATCTCGGACAACGTCATCGACGGCGCGATGAACGGCGCCGTCGTCGGCCAGCGCTGGGCGGAGCCGGTGACAGCAGACCTGACCCAGTCAAGCAACAGCGGCTTTGCGCATCTGACGGTCGAGCGCAACCGCGTCAGTTGAGAGCAATCTTCAATTCAAGGCTAGGGTTGGCCTCAGCGCCCCGACCTTGGCACCGATCCGGCTTTCGATCGGCGCATTGGCCAGTTCGAGCAGCTTCGCCGACAGGGCCTCGTCCGCACGCAGCAGCCTGGCGAGGACGGCTGCGACCATGGCCTCGCCGGCGCGGCCGGCGCCATCATCGCATTTGATCGCGATGCCAAGGCCAAGTTCAGGTATCGCGCTGCAGTGGACGCCTTCGGCACCACCCTTCGCAAAGATCCGGCCAGGTGCTGCTTCCATCAGCGCGACGTCTTCGCGGCCTGTGCCGGCGACAAAGAAGGGCTCCGCCATGCAGGCGGAAAGCAGGCGCTTCGCCGCCTTGGCTCGCTCGGGACTGAAACCGTGTGTCGTCGCCATGCGGGCAAAGCCGAGCGCGAAACTCCGGAGCGGTACCGCATAGGTTGGGATCGAGCAGCCGTCGGTCGCCCGCTCATCCGGGCCATGGACGGCGCCGGTAACAGCCTGCATGGCGTCGCGCACCATTTCCTGCAGGGTGTGCCCCGCCTTGACATAACCACGGTGCGCAATGCCGGAGTGCACGCAGGTGCAGAGGAAACCGGAATGCTTGCCCGAGCAGTTGTTGTGCAGCGCGTTGGGCAAATCGCCGGTGCGGGCGAGCGCAATCTCGGCGTCATGGTTCGAGGGCCAATGCGCGCCGCATTCAAGCGCCGACCCGTCCAGCCCGGCCCTGGCCAACATGGAGCGCGCCAATTCGACATGCGCCGGCTCGCCCGAATGCGAGGCACAGGCCAGCGCCAGTTCGCGGTTGCCGAAGCCATAGGCATCGGCAGCGCCGCTTTCGACAAGCGGCAGGGCCTGGATCGCCTTGACCGCTGAGCGCGGGAACACCGGCCTCGAGGTGTCGCCGATCTCCAGGACCGCTTTGCCGTCGGCATCGAAGACCGCGACAGCACCGCGATGCGCGCTCTCGACGATCGCGCCGCGCAAGACTTCGATCAGAACCGGATTTGCCATGCCACCTCCCGCGCATGACCTAGAAAATCGGAACCGATTTTCGAAAAGGATCATGCGCCAAATTAAAGTTCTACAGCGTCCTTTGCGCGCCCCAAAAGGCACGCGGCGCTGTAATGCTGGGCGGTTTATCTGATCCGGTCGAGAATGGAAACGTAGTTGGCGACCGCCGCTCCGCCCATGTTGAAGATACCGCCAAGCTTCGCGCCCGGCACCTGGATGCCGCCGGCTTCACCGACAAGCTGCATGGCGGTCAGCACGTGCATCGAGACACCAGTTGCACCGATCGGATGGCCCTTGGCCTTCAGCCCACCGGATGGATTGACCGGCAGGCGGCCGTCTTTCGCCGTCGTGCCGTCCAGCGCCAGCCTGGCGCCCTCGCCCGGCTTGGCCAGGCCCATCGCCTCGTATTCGATCAGTTCGGCGATGGTGAAGCAGTCGTGCGTCTCGACAAAGGACAGGTCGTCCAGCGTCACGCCGGCGCTCTTCAGCGCGCGGGTCCAGGCCTGCTCGCAGCCTTCGAAGGACAGGATATCGCGCTTCGACATTGGCAGGAAATCCTGCACATGTTCGTTGGCGCGGAAGGCGACGGCCCGGCGCATTTTCAGCGCCGTCCCGGTGTCGGCAAGGATAAGGGCGGCGGCACCGTCGGAGA
It encodes:
- a CDS encoding TIGR03808 family TAT-translocated repetitive protein, producing the protein MLNRRTLLTQTAGFAVIGLALGKAAAASLTGIEKASMRGSINATELGVQPGTFDDQSKAFAKLLRDANSRDIPVFLPAGTYVVSNLSLPSRVRLSGVPGATRIVYGGDGHLFMTEQADHIELAGLVFDGSNRSMGDYAQGLLDLRRVGHLVVDNCQITGSGKNGLALEHATGRIERSDISGSADAGIYSVEAGGLAITGNAVSDCANGGILVHRWQAAEDGTMVTGNRVERIGARSGGTGQNGNGINAFRAGNVIISGNVVSDCAFSAIRANSSSNLQISGNTCSRSGETAVYSEFSFEGAVISNNIVDGAANGISIVNFNEGGRMGVCSGNIVRNLSTSGPYTADPPGFGVGIGVEADTTVSNNVIENAPLYGMSIGWGPYLRNVVATGNIIRKAGTGIVVSVVEGAGTAVISDNVIDGAMNGAVVGQRWAEPVTADLTQSSNSGFAHLTVERNRVS
- a CDS encoding asparaginase, giving the protein MANPVLIEVLRGAIVESAHRGAVAVFDADGKAVLEIGDTSRPVFPRSAVKAIQALPLVESGAADAYGFGNRELALACASHSGEPAHVELARSMLARAGLDGSALECGAHWPSNHDAEIALARTGDLPNALHNNCSGKHSGFLCTCVHSGIAHRGYVKAGHTLQEMVRDAMQAVTGAVHGPDERATDGCSIPTYAVPLRSFALGFARMATTHGFSPERAKAAKRLLSACMAEPFFVAGTGREDVALMEAAPGRIFAKGGAEGVHCSAIPELGLGIAIKCDDGAGRAGEAMVAAVLARLLRADEALSAKLLELANAPIESRIGAKVGALRPTLALN